CGAGCCATCGGCGGACGGTCGACGTCTCACCCATAGATTCCTCCACCATGAAGTAGTTACACCATGAAGGTAATTTGGGCGGCGATAGGTTGTCAAACGCAGACGCGACGGGAAGGGCGGAGACGGCATGAACGAGCCGCTGCTCCAGGCGCAGTACGAGCAGTTGCTGGAGAGCCTGCGCGCCTATGGCGCCATCTACCGGGAGTTCAGTCGCAGGTTCGCAGCCTGGCTGGGGCTGCACTCGACCGACGCCGAGGCCCTCATCGAGATCCTCGGCGCCGAGGAGCGTGGCGCCCTGCTGTCTCCGGCCCGGCTCAGTGAACGCATCGCCCTGTCCTCGGGTGCCACCACCGCCCTGCTGAACCGCCTGGAGCGGGCCGGGCACGTCGTCCGCACCCGCGAGACCGCAGACCGTCGCGTCGTCACGCTGCGCAGCAGTCCGCGCGTCCAGGATCTGGCGGACGAGTTCTTCGGGCCCCTGGCCGGACGGGTCGATGAGGTCATGTCCCAGTACCCGCCCGAACTCCTGGAACGGTTCGAGACGTTCCTGACCGAGCTGCGCGGCGCGATGGACGCCCAACTCGCCGCCGAGCCACCCCGCCCGCCATCGGCACCCTGAGACCGGTCCGGGCACCCGTCATCGACGTGCTCGCCCTCTGACCGGGCCTTGCCCCAGCAGTGGGAACGCCGCAAACGTCCAGTACCCGCCGAGCGCCCTTGGTGCGCGCGGGACCGCGCCCCCGCGCGTCGGATCCGGCCGCCGCCGTCCGGAGCGCCGATGTCGGCCGGGAGGTGCCGCGCCTGCTGGGGAACGTGGCGGCCCACGACCCACGGCAAGGCCCTAGAGCCTCGGCGAACCGCCGCGTTCTCGGCTTTGGGAGGTGGGCTCCGTGCGGGAGATGAGGGGAAGGGCCTGCAACGCCGCGCCCAGGTCCAGGATCGCTTGAGGCGCGGTGAGGGAACGGCCGGTGAGTTCTTCGATGCGGCGCAGGCGATAGCGGACGGTGTTGGCGTGAACGAACATGCGGCGGCCGGTCTCGGCCGCCGAGCCGTCGGCCGCGTACCACTGCTCCAGGGTCTCCAGGAGGCGGGCCCTCTCCTGGTGGGGCAGGTTCAAGACGGCGCCCAGACGCAGCCGGACCATCCGTTCCGCCTCGACCGGGGCGGCGGCGACGAGCATGGCGAGCGGGTCGTCGTCGAAGCGGGCGACGCCCGAGGCGCGCCCGCGAAGGCCCGCCAGGGCCAGGCGGGCGAAACGCAGGGCCTGCGGGGTCTCGGTGAGGGATTCGTAGGGCGGACTCACCCCCACCCTTGCCCGGTGCCTGCGCAGCGCCTTGACCGCTGCGGCCTCATGGGCCGGAGGGAGGGAC
The DNA window shown above is from Thermomonospora umbrina and carries:
- a CDS encoding MarR family winged helix-turn-helix transcriptional regulator, coding for MNEPLLQAQYEQLLESLRAYGAIYREFSRRFAAWLGLHSTDAEALIEILGAEERGALLSPARLSERIALSSGATTALLNRLERAGHVVRTRETADRRVVTLRSSPRVQDLADEFFGPLAGRVDEVMSQYPPELLERFETFLTELRGAMDAQLAAEPPRPPSAP